CGAGTCAAAGACACACgccgcgtgtctctcctgtggCGACTCtccgcgagagaggaaagaaaacttCACAAGAATCATAGGCTGAAGCGAACCTCCGATTAACAAGTGTGTGCGCTCcgtggggagagagaacgcgttCGAGAAAGACCTACAGAGGGCAGACCAAGAGAGTCAAGATGGCAACGCACGCTCAGTCAGGTGCTTCCTGCTCTCTGAGCACTTCTCCGAGATCTGGACGCgaaggaggacagagaaagacggaagCCTACCTTCTGTCCCTCCGCAAAATCCCCAGTTCCAGACGGCGAGGTCTTCCGACCGGTCCTCAATCAAaggcctctcttctgcgagTGTCCACGTTCTTCCTTGTTTGCGCGCTTCActgcgtgtcttctctccccggcGCTCTGTCCTCCGCCTCGAactctcccgtctcttctgACAACGAGGTGCCCGACCCTCAGCGAAACCGTGACAGCTCAAAACCTTCCAGTTCCGATGCTACGCCAGATAAGACGCATGACAAGCAGCGGCCGAGAAACAGGTATGAAGATGTCGAGGACTGCTGcaagggacagaagaagcgcgctGCCGACGACGCTTCTGctgcgagagaggcggacgGAAAAGAGGAGTCTTGCTGCGACAAGAAAGGCGCTGCCGGAGGGTCGGGCGGAGAGGGACCTTCCAGTGAAGGAAAACAGTCCTGCTgtaaaaagaagaaagcagtgGCTGCGGAAGGAACCGCCCACGTCGCTGCGGAGGGACATAAGTCCTCTTGCTGTGGGGTCATGCCCATGTCTTTTCAAAACTCGCTGCACACCGTGATTCTCTTCCACTCATGGGAGACACTCGAGGTGAGACTTTAAAatggaaaaaggaaaggacgCTTCCGCAGCCTCAGTGCTCACCAAAAACACATGCCACCTAGACAGGCATATCTGGACGCCCATGCATACccacacaaatacacgcaagcaaacatatatatatatatatatatttatttatttatatgtaAGAGTATGCGCATCCACGCATAACTGTGTGTGTGGTTAATACATCCACGTATGCATCGTTTTGTGTgcacaactgcatgcatatatatatatatatatatatatatatgtttgaGGTGCATTTCAAGACGACATCTGGGTGAGAGGAGATGCTTGTGGattcttgcatgcacgccaCGAGAGAGGATGCGTCACACGGTGCGGAGACTGTCAAATAGTCAGCCTGAGGATCGAGGCCGGAAGTCCGTGTGTCTGCGGTCTGTCGTATATCGACGTTTCCTTGTCATCTTTTCACCCTGGAATTGTCTGACCTCGTGAAACCCCAAATCGTAAACAGGCCTCATCTTTCGCTGGATTTTTCCTTGTCCAGCTGCTGTGTGTTCCTTGTCATTTcgtgcgttttctccaccCTTTCATTCTATGTGTTTACCACCCTGCGttgtgcgtttttctccttcaaTGCTGCTTGGCGTTTCCTTCCCGATTTGCTCTGCAGCGGTGGCAGTACGTGCTGTCGCTGCTGACGTGCGTGGTTCTGGGGATGCTCTCCGTGGTTCTGAAAGTCCTTCGCCTGCGACTcgagttcttcctcgccaAGCGCGACCGCGCCGCGGAGGACGCCCAACGAGTCGAGAAAttgaaggaaaaggaaggacagagttcggcggcttctccgtcttcagC
This genomic interval from Toxoplasma gondii ME49 chromosome VIIb, whole genome shotgun sequence contains the following:
- a CDS encoding Ctr copper transporter family protein (encoded by transcript TGME49_262710~Predicted trans-membrane domain (TMHMM2.0):228-251:310-328:331-351), with product MATHAQSGASCSLSTSPRSGREGGQRKTEAYLLSLRKIPSSRRRGLPTGPQSKASLLRVSTFFLVCALHCVSSLPGALSSASNSPVSSDNEVPDPQRNRDSSKPSSSDATPDKTHDKQRPRNRYEDVEDCCKGQKKRAADDASAAREADGKEESCCDKKGAAGGSGGEGPSSEGKQSCCKKKKAVAAEGTAHVAAEGHKSSCCGVMPMSFQNSLHTVILFHSWETLERWQYVLSLLTCVVLGMLSVVLKVLRLRLEFFLAKRDRAAEDAQRVEKLKEKEGQSSAASPSSAIVERLCGNFPLKQNSWRMLEAFVIYGYDYLLMLIVMTYNVGLFFAVTGGLALGFFCFGHLLRIQAEKEENSLEEDYRGDPCCCGT